A stretch of the Planctomycetota bacterium genome encodes the following:
- a CDS encoding MBL fold metallo-hydrolase has product MPQHTPGEIPHMTYRCTLLRAGRLLLDAGGMFGIIPRVLWEKNVPVDDRHRVELQHNCLWLVGTADDPALGRPRQIVVEAGTGDKLDHKMSEIFGLDGRTVETALTEAGGDPDQIDDVVVSHLHFDHAGGLTRRVRPGEEPHWSAEDGRIVSGDALRVRRTFPNAKIHVQAREWRTAIDNDAVMTRTYYRDHLLPIEGQVVRHDSPRPFEPGRVPHKDERPALPWERRTTRIAPGLRVFLVPGHTWGQQAVAFEDDAGRTIVFASDLVPTAWHVGKAYSLAYDVEPYTSMVTKGWFLREAVERGWTLLLDHEPGDPWKTAAEDGRGWFRLDPAGG; this is encoded by the coding sequence ATGCCCCAGCATACGCCCGGCGAGATCCCGCACATGACCTACCGCTGCACGCTGCTGCGGGCCGGCCGGCTGCTGCTGGACGCCGGCGGCATGTTCGGCATCATCCCCCGGGTGCTGTGGGAGAAGAACGTGCCCGTCGACGATCGCCACCGCGTCGAGCTGCAGCACAACTGCCTCTGGCTGGTGGGCACCGCGGACGATCCTGCCCTGGGCCGCCCGAGGCAGATCGTCGTCGAGGCCGGCACGGGCGACAAGCTCGACCACAAGATGAGCGAGATCTTCGGGCTCGACGGCCGCACCGTGGAGACGGCGCTCACCGAGGCTGGTGGCGATCCCGACCAGATCGACGACGTCGTCGTCAGCCACCTGCACTTCGATCACGCCGGCGGCCTGACCCGCCGCGTCCGCCCGGGCGAGGAGCCCCACTGGTCCGCCGAGGACGGCCGGATCGTCTCGGGCGACGCCCTCCGCGTGCGGCGGACCTTCCCCAACGCCAAGATCCACGTGCAGGCCCGCGAGTGGCGGACGGCGATCGATAACGACGCCGTGATGACCCGCACCTACTACCGCGATCACCTGCTTCCCATCGAGGGCCAGGTCGTCCGCCACGACTCGCCGAGGCCATTCGAGCCGGGCCGCGTCCCCCACAAGGACGAGCGGCCCGCGCTGCCCTGGGAGCGTCGCACGACCCGGATCGCCCCCGGTCTGCGCGTCTTCCTGGTGCCCGGGCACACGTGGGGACAGCAGGCGGTCGCCTTCGAGGACGACGCCGGCCGCACCATCGTGTTCGCCAGCGACCTGGTGCCCACAGCCTGGCACGTCGGCAAGGCGTACAGCCTCGCCTACGACGTCGAGCCCTACACCAGCATGGTGACCAAGGGCTGGTTCCTCCGCGAGGCCGTCGAGCGCGGGTGGACGCTGCTGCTCGACCACGAGCCGGGCGACCCCTGGAAGACCGCCGCTGAGGATGGCAGGGGCTGGTTCCGCCTCGATCCGGCGGGCGGCTGA
- a CDS encoding DNA repair exonuclease, whose product MAEATLLAVGDLHLGKPIASLPEALRDRSRRLGPFGALESIVRLAREERVDAVLLAGDVVDDDTAYFEVLGPLSAAADTLAGIPMIAVAGNHDAHVLPRLADAIPGLHLLGRNGAWERREVGRGVEILGWSFPDTHVNHSPMAGVPPRGNVLRIGLLHADVGGHASRYAPVPPAELDAAPADAWLLGHIHQPDLDGLARARPVGYLGGACGLDPSEHGPLGAWTLRCGARVAAEHAPIAPLAWLHRSLDCTELDPDDLSRAIHQDAADAVAVVPNAEAVGLRITLVGRSAWWRAFADAAGAQSLGEPWRAGSAEVFLDRVRCRVRPAVDVEALAGEPSVAGGLASLLGDIRSGAAADLERSAADALAALHQRIAPDAPRPEARAALEAAAEDLLAELVGQHDGPHGHAD is encoded by the coding sequence GTGGCTGAGGCGACGCTGCTGGCCGTCGGCGACCTGCACCTGGGCAAGCCCATCGCGAGCCTGCCCGAGGCCCTCCGAGATCGGTCCCGCCGGCTCGGGCCCTTCGGCGCGCTCGAGAGCATCGTCCGCCTCGCGAGAGAGGAGCGCGTCGACGCAGTGCTGCTCGCCGGCGACGTGGTCGACGACGACACCGCCTACTTCGAGGTGCTCGGGCCGCTGTCCGCCGCCGCGGACACGCTCGCGGGCATCCCCATGATTGCCGTCGCGGGCAACCACGACGCGCACGTGCTCCCCCGGCTCGCGGACGCCATCCCGGGATTGCACCTGCTCGGCCGCAACGGCGCGTGGGAGCGCCGGGAGGTCGGCCGGGGCGTCGAGATTCTCGGCTGGAGCTTTCCCGACACGCACGTCAATCACTCGCCGATGGCCGGCGTCCCACCCCGGGGCAACGTCCTGCGCATCGGCCTGCTGCACGCCGACGTTGGCGGCCACGCCAGCCGCTACGCGCCGGTGCCGCCGGCCGAGCTCGACGCCGCACCCGCCGACGCGTGGCTGCTGGGCCACATCCACCAGCCCGATCTCGACGGGCTCGCCCGCGCACGGCCCGTCGGCTACCTGGGCGGCGCCTGCGGCCTGGATCCCAGCGAACACGGCCCGCTCGGCGCGTGGACTCTCCGATGCGGCGCGCGCGTCGCCGCGGAGCACGCCCCCATCGCGCCGCTCGCGTGGTTGCACCGCTCGCTCGATTGCACCGAGCTCGACCCCGACGATCTGTCTCGTGCCATCCACCAGGACGCCGCCGACGCCGTCGCCGTGGTGCCGAACGCCGAAGCCGTCGGCCTGCGCATCACGCTCGTTGGACGCAGTGCCTGGTGGCGGGCGTTCGCGGACGCGGCGGGTGCGCAGTCCCTGGGCGAGCCCTGGCGCGCGGGCTCCGCGGAGGTGTTCCTCGATCGCGTCCGCTGCCGCGTGCGGCCCGCCGTCGACGTCGAGGCGCTCGCGGGCGAGCCGTCCGTGGCCGGCGGCCTCGCGTCGCTGCTCGGCGACATCCGGAGCGGCGCCGCAGCCGACCTCGAGCGGTCCGCCGCCGATGCGCTCGCGGCCCTCCACCAACGCATCGCCCCCGACGCGCCGAGGCCCGAAGCCCGCGCTGCGCTCGAGGCCGCCGCCGAGGATCTCCTCGCAGAACTCGTTGGCCAGCACGATGGACCTCACGGCCATGCGGATTGA